Below is a window of Bacteroidota bacterium DNA.
GACTTTTTTGTTAAGGAGGATTACGGATTTGCTACAGACACTACAGATTACGGATTGAGACGGATTTACGGATTATTAACCGGTAAAAAAATCAATCAGCAATTAATAACTGTAACCCTTCCGCAGAATTTTCAAAACTTTCCTCCAGTTCAGAAAAAAATCTTTTGCCGTATTTCAGATAGTAAGGAATAAAATTCTCGAAACGTTCCTGCAATTTTCCTTCAGGCAATGCTTTCTCGCGGATCTTGCGTAACTGATTCACCGAAGTTTCCATTTTCTGTTTTGCAGCGCGCAGCATTTTTCCTTCGAGCATATCGATCGCTTTCATCTGCTTCTGCAACTCGGCTTCCGCTGCTCCCCCGAGTGAGGCATCATGCTGAATGATCTTTTTCCGTAACGCATCGTAAGTAAGCTTGATCTGGATCCGTTCATCTTCGAGTGAAATTTCTTCGCCGGAATTTTTTTTCACAAAAGATGAAATGCTTTGCTCAGCTTCATCAAAAATATTTTCCACTTCAAGCCCGGCTTTTTCCCATTTCTCAATGGAAGATGAATCCAGAATCAGGATAAAATTCCGCGGAACAAGAACCGGGAATGAAACATTCATGGCTTCAAACATTTTCCGGTATTCCAGCCAATAGGAAATTTCTCCGGGACCTCCAACGTAAGCGATATTGGGCAGAATGATCTGCTGGTAAAGCGGGCGCAACACTACATTCGGGCTGAAATTTTCCGGGTGAGTTTCAATTTCATTCACCAATTCCGATTTTGTAAAACTCATTTTTCCATTCACAGAAATAAACTTGCCCTCTTTCTCCTCAATTCTTTCCCGGATTCCCGGCTTCATGAAAAATAAATTTATGTTTCTCGGGTTCACCTGTATCCCGTAACCTTTCTTCCGCAAAGCATCCATCGTTTCATTCACCATTTTTCCTGTGTGTTGCGATTCAATTTCCTCTTTCATCACGGGAACAAAATATTTTTTCAAACGCGCATCATTTCCATCAACGACGAGAACTCTTCCCTCAAAAATTTCGTGCACCAGTTCGCACGTAGCCTGCGCGAGTGTCCTTCCCGCACGATAGACGCGCGTAAAGATTTCCATCAGTTCATCGGCATGAGCGGAATCTCCGACGATCACACGAAGTTCTTCGATCACATTTTTCAGCGAATCAGTTTTCAATTCTCCGACAGCGCCTTCACTAACCAATTCCCACTTCAGTTTTTTCCCGAAGAGATTCACTGAAGAAATTTCTGCAAAGTCGTGATCTTCACTTGCCATCCAGTAAACCGGAACAACAGAAATATTTTCCGAAGAAAGTTCTTCCGCCAACCTGATCGCCGAAATTATTTTATAAATAAAATAAAGCGGCCCGGTAAAAAGGCAAAGCTGGTGGCCGGTGCAAATTGTAAACGTATTTTTCTGCGCGAGTTTATTCAGCAGAAGCTCATTTGAAATTCCTGCCGATGCATATTGTGCAGAAACAACTTCTACAAGTGTTTTTCTTTTTTCATCATCGAATAAAACGGAAGAAGCCGCTTTGCGGAAACCGTTTTGATCCGGGGAATGCAGAAAAAAATCCTTCACCTTTTCATTCCCGTTCACATAATCAAGAAAAAGTTCAGGGAACTGTCCGATGCGATCAAACGGAATACTGCGGGAATCGAATTTCATTCGGAACAAAGGTAACAGTTAACGAGGAGAGAAATCCGGCAGGGTTGGTCAAAGTTTTTTTTCATCGAGCAGCAATTTCACTTTCAGGATCGCGGTCACAGAAAGTGAATCTGTTATTTTTCCATCGCAAACCAGGCGGTAAGCATCATGGAATGGAATTTTTATCAATTGCAGATCTTCATCTTCCCCGGGCTCCGCTTCGCCTATTACAATTTCTTCTGCGAGATACAAATAACAATATTCATCCGTCGCAGAATTACTCAACTGCATTTCCT
It encodes the following:
- the bshC gene encoding bacillithiol biosynthesis cysteine-adding enzyme BshC, whose amino-acid sequence is MKFDSRSIPFDRIGQFPELFLDYVNGNEKVKDFFLHSPDQNGFRKAASSVLFDDEKRKTLVEVVSAQYASAGISNELLLNKLAQKNTFTICTGHQLCLFTGPLYFIYKIISAIRLAEELSSENISVVPVYWMASEDHDFAEISSVNLFGKKLKWELVSEGAVGELKTDSLKNVIEELRVIVGDSAHADELMEIFTRVYRAGRTLAQATCELVHEIFEGRVLVVDGNDARLKKYFVPVMKEEIESQHTGKMVNETMDALRKKGYGIQVNPRNINLFFMKPGIRERIEEKEGKFISVNGKMSFTKSELVNEIETHPENFSPNVVLRPLYQQIILPNIAYVGGPGEISYWLEYRKMFEAMNVSFPVLVPRNFILILDSSSIEKWEKAGLEVENIFDEAEQSISSFVKKNSGEEISLEDERIQIKLTYDALRKKIIQHDASLGGAAEAELQKQMKAIDMLEGKMLRAAKQKMETSVNQLRKIREKALPEGKLQERFENFIPYYLKYGKRFFSELEESFENSAEGLQLLIAD